A single genomic interval of Asinibacterium sp. OR53 harbors:
- the bioA gene encoding adenosylmethionine--8-amino-7-oxononanoate transaminase: MSLVARDRQVIWHPFTRQKNMLPPIPIVKGEGTLLWDEDGKSYIDAISSWWVNLHGHAHPYIAEKLYRQALQLEQVIFAGFTHKPAVELAERLLPLLPGHFSRVFYSDNGSTATEVALKMAIQYWWNQNEKHRKKILAFRHSYHGDTFGAMSVSDRSVFTLAFHELLFDVVFIDTPTTTNLPSLIETISAHAAETAAFIYEPLVQGAGGIKMYDVAPMDHLLKQVKKMGIICIADEVMTGFWRTGKSFASHYLSVEPDIICLSKGLTGGTMALGVTACSPKIYDAYMSDDALKTFFHGHSFTANPLACTAALASLDLLHEADCRHQIQMICEENQQFAVQLQQSHLPYKNIRVRGTILAFEIEQGEDVYLNNIGALVTEQALSKGIYLRPLGNTVYIMPPYCISKAELQQVYDCLLSIRL, encoded by the coding sequence ATGAGTTTAGTAGCAAGAGACCGCCAGGTGATCTGGCATCCGTTTACCCGTCAGAAGAACATGTTGCCGCCCATTCCTATTGTTAAAGGAGAAGGTACGCTTTTGTGGGACGAAGATGGAAAAAGCTATATCGATGCCATCAGCAGCTGGTGGGTAAACCTGCACGGTCATGCACATCCTTATATTGCTGAAAAACTGTACCGCCAGGCATTGCAACTGGAGCAGGTGATCTTCGCGGGCTTCACACACAAGCCTGCCGTAGAACTGGCCGAGCGACTGTTGCCGCTGCTCCCCGGTCATTTTTCACGCGTATTCTACAGCGACAACGGATCTACCGCTACCGAAGTAGCCCTTAAGATGGCTATCCAATATTGGTGGAATCAAAATGAAAAACATCGGAAAAAAATACTGGCCTTCCGCCACTCCTATCATGGAGATACATTCGGCGCGATGAGTGTGAGTGACCGGAGCGTGTTCACACTTGCTTTTCATGAGCTCTTATTCGATGTCGTATTCATAGACACTCCCACAACAACCAATCTCCCTTCCTTAATCGAAACCATTTCGGCGCATGCGGCAGAAACCGCTGCCTTTATTTATGAACCCCTGGTGCAGGGCGCAGGTGGCATCAAAATGTACGATGTTGCTCCGATGGATCATCTGCTGAAACAGGTGAAAAAAATGGGCATCATCTGTATTGCCGACGAAGTAATGACGGGCTTTTGGAGAACAGGCAAATCATTCGCCAGTCATTATCTTTCTGTAGAACCCGATATCATTTGTCTGAGCAAAGGACTCACAGGCGGTACCATGGCGCTGGGTGTAACGGCCTGTTCCCCAAAAATCTATGATGCATATATGAGCGATGATGCATTGAAAACTTTTTTCCATGGCCACTCTTTCACCGCCAACCCGCTCGCCTGTACTGCTGCACTGGCCAGCCTCGATTTGCTACACGAAGCCGATTGCCGGCATCAAATACAGATGATCTGTGAAGAGAACCAACAATTTGCCGTTCAGTTACAACAGAGCCATCTTCCTTATAAGAACATCAGGGTAAGGGGTACCATACTGGCATTTGAAATTGAACAGGGCGAAGATGTTTATCTCAATAATATCGGCGCGCTGGTTACCGAACAGGCTTTGAGCAAAGGCATTTACCTGCGTCCGTTGGGCAATACGGTGTACATCATGCCGCCGTATTGCATATCGAAAGCAGAATTGCAACAGGTATATGATTGCTTACTGTCCATCCGGCTATAA
- the queG gene encoding tRNA epoxyqueuosine(34) reductase QueG, with protein sequence MSRIEAYSHTVKSVARQLGFDYCGIAKAEKLNDDARRLEKWLHQGMHGSMQYMENHFDMRTDPTLLVPGARSVITLLKNYYPSQQQSAHTPHISKYAFGKDYHEVIRAQLKELLQALNEKIGEIHGRGFVDSAPVLERSWATRSGAGWIGKNGNLITKHSGSFYFIATLIVDIALDYDDPFAKDYCGSCSRCIDACPTGAIENHKVINGSKCISYYTIELKDALLPEQMKDRFENWMFGCDICQDVCPWNRFSKPHHEINFTPIPEILNLSTKQWEEMTEESFKNIFRHSPLKRTKFSGIQRNLRFITTG encoded by the coding sequence TTGAGCAGGATCGAAGCATATTCTCACACAGTTAAATCGGTTGCCCGTCAGCTGGGTTTCGATTATTGTGGTATCGCTAAGGCGGAGAAGCTCAACGATGATGCAAGAAGGTTGGAAAAATGGCTTCATCAGGGTATGCATGGCAGCATGCAATACATGGAAAATCACTTCGACATGCGAACCGATCCTACCTTGCTGGTTCCTGGCGCCAGATCGGTGATCACGCTGTTAAAAAATTATTACCCATCGCAGCAACAATCTGCGCATACACCGCATATATCCAAATATGCATTCGGAAAAGATTACCACGAAGTGATCAGGGCTCAACTGAAAGAATTGTTACAGGCCTTAAATGAAAAGATAGGCGAAATACATGGGCGTGGATTTGTAGATTCAGCGCCGGTGCTGGAAAGAAGCTGGGCCACCAGGAGCGGCGCCGGTTGGATAGGAAAAAACGGCAACCTTATTACCAAGCACAGCGGCTCATTTTATTTTATTGCCACACTGATCGTAGACATAGCACTGGATTACGACGATCCTTTCGCAAAAGATTATTGCGGTTCATGCAGCAGATGCATCGATGCATGTCCAACCGGGGCCATCGAAAATCATAAAGTGATCAATGGAAGTAAGTGTATCAGCTATTACACCATTGAACTGAAAGACGCACTCCTGCCGGAACAGATGAAAGACCGTTTTGAAAACTGGATGTTCGGTTGCGATATATGCCAGGATGTATGCCCCTGGAACCGGTTCAGCAAGCCGCACCATGAGATCAACTTCACACCCATTCCCGAAATACTCAACCTCAGTACCAAACAATGGGAAGAAATGACGGAAGAAAGTTTCAAAAACATCTTCCGTCATTCGCCGCTCAAACGCACAAAATTCAGCGGCATTCAACGCAACCTGCGTTTCATTACCACAGGCTAA
- a CDS encoding Ldh family oxidoreductase translates to MKLLKIYFQLIVIHSFPTLRPMQIYPYDHLYQFTQSVFKAIGCSDVHAATATQTLLSADMRGIDSHGVARLTGYVRLWEAGRVNATPDIKIVHETPSTAVVDGDAGLGLVVAPFAMQVAIDKARQAGTGWVSVRNSNHFGIAGYHAMMALEQDMIGMAMTNASALVAPTFSIERMLGTNPIAVAIPAGEEPPFVADLATTTAANGKLEILQRKNADTPLGWVQDKDGQASTDANILKKQGALLPLGSDRDHGSHKGYALGSVVDIFSAVLSGASYGPWVPPFPAYVAMPENMPGKGLGHFFGAMRVDAFRPASEFKEHMDNWIQRFRTAKPAPGHEKVLIPGDPEREMEQVRKTAGIPLVDSVAKELQELGTRFSLAL, encoded by the coding sequence TTGAAATTACTGAAGATTTATTTCCAATTGATCGTCATCCATTCATTCCCTACCTTGCGTCCTATGCAAATATATCCTTACGATCATCTTTATCAGTTTACACAATCCGTTTTCAAAGCCATCGGCTGTTCCGATGTACACGCTGCTACTGCTACACAAACACTGTTATCTGCTGATATGCGGGGAATCGACAGTCACGGTGTAGCCCGGCTTACGGGTTATGTACGGCTGTGGGAAGCGGGAAGGGTGAATGCAACGCCGGATATTAAAATCGTGCATGAAACGCCTTCTACGGCCGTGGTGGATGGAGACGCGGGACTGGGACTGGTAGTAGCGCCTTTTGCCATGCAGGTGGCGATTGATAAAGCCCGGCAGGCAGGCACCGGGTGGGTCAGTGTACGTAATTCCAATCATTTTGGAATAGCAGGTTATCATGCTATGATGGCCCTGGAGCAGGATATGATCGGCATGGCCATGACCAATGCGAGTGCATTGGTGGCGCCTACTTTTTCCATTGAGCGGATGCTGGGCACCAATCCCATAGCCGTGGCCATACCGGCCGGTGAGGAACCGCCATTTGTGGCCGATCTGGCCACTACAACGGCTGCCAACGGCAAGCTGGAAATACTGCAAAGAAAAAATGCCGATACACCGTTGGGATGGGTGCAGGATAAAGACGGACAAGCTTCTACCGATGCCAACATATTGAAAAAGCAGGGGGCGTTGCTTCCGCTGGGCAGCGACCGTGACCATGGTAGCCATAAAGGATATGCATTGGGGTCTGTGGTAGATATATTTTCAGCCGTGCTCAGTGGCGCCAGTTATGGTCCCTGGGTACCGCCTTTCCCTGCCTATGTAGCCATGCCGGAGAATATGCCGGGCAAAGGGCTGGGGCATTTCTTCGGAGCCATGCGGGTAGATGCGTTCAGGCCTGCATCGGAATTCAAGGAGCACATGGACAACTGGATACAACGGTTCCGTACGGCAAAGCCCGCCCCGGGGCATGAAAAAGTATTGATACCTGGCGACCCGGAAAGGGAAATGGAGCAAGTGCGGAAAACAGCAGGAATACCCCTGGTAGACAGCGTTGCGAAAGAGTTGCAGGAACTGGGAACCCGGTTTTCACTGGCACTGTAA
- a CDS encoding RNA polymerase sigma factor, whose product MVDQQKLVKDCLRHHAAAQKQLYDLFAASMLGVCYRYTKSMHDAEEVLQQGFIKVFGNLHQYKAEGELGAWIRRIMVNTAINYLKRKPQYQLDLSFEDSHLHPVTQAEPEWKLNMKDLLALVRQLPPGYQAIFNLHAVEGYTHVEIGKILGISEGTSRSQYSRARALLISWMEKNAVNGKKDKYAR is encoded by the coding sequence ATGGTTGATCAGCAGAAACTGGTAAAAGACTGTCTCAGGCATCATGCCGCTGCGCAGAAGCAGTTGTATGACCTGTTTGCGGCATCTATGCTGGGTGTTTGTTACCGGTATACCAAAAGTATGCATGATGCCGAGGAAGTGTTGCAACAAGGCTTCATCAAAGTATTCGGGAACCTGCACCAGTACAAGGCCGAGGGGGAGCTGGGCGCCTGGATCAGGCGCATCATGGTCAATACCGCCATCAATTATCTCAAGCGAAAACCGCAGTACCAGCTCGATCTGTCTTTCGAAGACAGTCACCTGCATCCTGTTACGCAGGCAGAACCGGAATGGAAGCTGAATATGAAAGACCTGCTGGCATTGGTGAGGCAATTGCCGCCGGGTTACCAGGCCATTTTTAACCTGCATGCGGTAGAAGGGTACACGCATGTTGAAATTGGGAAGATACTCGGCATCAGCGAAGGCACGAGCCGCTCCCAGTATTCAAGGGCCAGGGCTTTGCTGATCAGTTGGATGGAGAAAAATGCTGTTAACGGAAAAAAAGACAAGTATGCCCGATAG
- a CDS encoding aspartate kinase translates to MKIMKFGGTSVGKPERMRQVYELITKDAEAKIVVLSALSGTTNALVEISSSLAASDRVAAKQKIDTLEKHYRSFVLDLVQKEENRAKANAIVTEHFEFLNIILRISFSEALNKDILAQGELMSTKLFSTFLDEQGVDHLLLPALEFMSIDINEEPQLSSIRSKLNELLKQHSNKKIFITQGYICRNARGEVDNLKRGGSDYTASLVAAAAHANVCEIWTDIDGMHNNDPRIVNKTVAIEQLSFDEAAELAYFGAKILHPTCIWPAQQENVPVKLLNTMQPDAAGTVITKDAGSVGVKAVAAKDGIIAIKIKSSRMLLAYGFLRKVFEVFEKYKTSIDMITTSEVAVSVTIDSDAALASIIKELEPFGSVEVEKGQTIVSIVGNEIAQTEDVLKKLFDAIREIPVTMVSYGGSPHNISLLVPSDYKTKTLQLLNAGLFGL, encoded by the coding sequence ATGAAGATTATGAAGTTTGGCGGCACCAGTGTTGGTAAGCCGGAACGCATGCGCCAGGTATACGAGTTGATCACAAAAGATGCAGAAGCCAAGATCGTGGTGTTGAGTGCATTGAGCGGAACAACCAATGCCCTGGTGGAGATCAGCAGCAGTTTAGCAGCAAGTGATCGGGTGGCAGCCAAACAGAAGATCGATACCCTGGAAAAGCATTACAGGAGCTTTGTATTGGATCTCGTTCAGAAAGAAGAGAACCGCGCCAAAGCCAATGCTATTGTTACCGAGCATTTTGAATTCCTCAATATCATTTTACGCATTTCCTTCAGCGAAGCGCTGAACAAAGACATCCTGGCACAAGGAGAACTGATGAGCACGAAACTGTTCAGCACTTTTCTCGATGAACAGGGGGTAGATCATTTGCTGCTGCCCGCATTGGAGTTCATGAGCATCGATATCAATGAAGAGCCCCAATTGAGCAGCATCCGCTCCAAGCTGAATGAGTTGCTGAAACAGCATAGCAACAAAAAAATATTCATCACCCAGGGATATATCTGTCGCAATGCAAGGGGAGAAGTAGATAACCTGAAACGCGGAGGAAGTGATTATACCGCTTCATTGGTAGCCGCCGCCGCTCACGCCAACGTATGTGAAATATGGACCGATATCGACGGTATGCACAACAACGATCCGCGCATCGTTAATAAAACAGTGGCCATCGAGCAACTGAGTTTCGATGAAGCTGCCGAGTTGGCTTATTTCGGCGCCAAGATATTGCACCCCACTTGTATCTGGCCTGCACAGCAGGAGAACGTGCCGGTGAAACTGCTCAATACTATGCAGCCCGATGCGGCAGGTACCGTGATCACCAAAGACGCGGGCAGTGTAGGCGTGAAAGCCGTGGCCGCCAAAGATGGTATCATAGCCATCAAGATCAAGAGCAGCCGCATGTTGCTGGCTTATGGCTTTTTGAGAAAAGTGTTTGAAGTATTCGAAAAATACAAGACTTCCATCGATATGATCACCACTTCCGAAGTGGCGGTATCTGTAACCATCGATAGTGATGCAGCGCTTGCATCCATCATCAAAGAGCTGGAACCCTTTGGCTCTGTGGAAGTGGAAAAAGGGCAAACCATCGTTTCCATCGTAGGTAATGAAATTGCGCAGACAGAAGATGTACTTAAAAAGCTGTTTGATGCCATCCGTGAAATACCGGTTACCATGGTGAGCTATGGCGGTAGTCCGCATAATATTTCCCTGCTGGTTCCCAGCGATTACAAGACCAAAACCCTTCAGTTGCTGAATGCCGGCTTGTTCGGACTTTGA
- a CDS encoding LVIVD repeat-containing protein, with the protein MKKLLLTFAGCIWLLVSCTKDKATTHYTFYRPVYATKDEVRAGIKSDAPEPVQQPGKIVVKDHYVFLNELNKGIHVIDLTDPAKPVNQAFIHVPGCADLAIQGNYLYADCYTDMVTIDISNPASVSLVQALQGVFPQRVYADFFPDTTKVITRWIRIDTAVSYRFEQSFTAVADIMRKQYGNVYFSALANASGAPTAIGIAGSLSRFAQLSQRLYTVSRNDLKVFNVQQAAAPRYVQSIPLSQGNIETIFPYKNNLFIGSMVGMFIYNAGNPDQPTFLSQFTHVRTCDPVIVDDDYAYVTLWGGSSCGGYSNQLDIINLKNLLHPVLVKSYPLSGPHGLSKDGYLLLICDGKEGLKLFNASDPYNLTLLSQVKGFQPTDVIALGGIAIATAKEGLYCIDYSDVNNAKIVGKIPVIQNN; encoded by the coding sequence ATGAAAAAGCTGCTGCTGACATTCGCCGGATGTATTTGGTTGCTGGTATCCTGCACCAAAGACAAAGCCACCACACATTATACCTTCTACAGGCCTGTTTATGCCACTAAAGACGAAGTGCGCGCCGGTATCAAAAGTGATGCACCGGAGCCCGTGCAACAACCAGGAAAAATTGTAGTAAAAGATCATTATGTTTTTCTGAATGAATTGAACAAAGGGATACATGTAATAGACCTCACGGATCCCGCTAAACCAGTGAACCAGGCATTCATCCATGTACCGGGCTGTGCAGACCTGGCCATACAGGGTAATTACCTGTACGCCGATTGCTACACAGATATGGTAACGATTGATATCAGCAATCCTGCCAGTGTTAGCCTGGTGCAGGCATTGCAAGGTGTTTTTCCGCAACGGGTCTACGCAGATTTTTTTCCTGATACTACCAAAGTGATCACCCGGTGGATCAGGATCGATACGGCTGTTTCATACCGTTTCGAACAAAGTTTTACAGCAGTGGCCGACATTATGAGAAAACAATACGGTAACGTATACTTTTCTGCACTTGCGAATGCATCCGGAGCTCCCACTGCTATCGGTATTGCCGGATCGTTGTCGCGCTTTGCACAGTTGAGTCAACGCCTGTACACAGTGAGCCGGAACGACCTGAAAGTATTCAACGTTCAGCAAGCAGCCGCACCGCGTTATGTGCAATCCATCCCCTTGTCACAAGGCAATATTGAAACGATCTTCCCTTATAAGAACAACCTGTTCATCGGTAGCATGGTAGGGATGTTCATTTACAATGCGGGCAATCCCGATCAACCCACATTTCTGTCGCAATTCACACATGTAAGAACCTGTGACCCTGTGATTGTGGATGATGATTATGCCTATGTAACCTTATGGGGAGGCAGTTCTTGCGGTGGGTACTCGAACCAGTTGGATATTATCAACCTGAAAAACCTTTTGCATCCTGTGCTTGTCAAATCATACCCGCTCAGTGGCCCACATGGTTTGTCGAAAGATGGCTACTTGTTATTGATCTGCGATGGCAAGGAAGGACTCAAACTGTTCAATGCCAGTGATCCGTATAACCTTACATTGTTGAGCCAGGTAAAAGGATTTCAGCCCACTGATGTGATTGCATTGGGTGGAATAGCGATCGCCACTGCAAAAGAGGGACTGTACTGCATCGATTATTCAGACGTGAATAACGCAAAGATTGTAGGAAAAATTCCTGTCATTCAAAACAACTGA